A genomic segment from Fusarium keratoplasticum isolate Fu6.1 chromosome 10, whole genome shotgun sequence encodes:
- a CDS encoding Kinesin-like protein, which produces MDTVFVSKLQDEQAARTVDANRGRTHRMERVTTQRTHSVNNDLSRISQESQARDSPARYSQDRVSSRSLLLTSGIASQSEAKRKPLSDRALEYPAKPTSLAAAPSAVRSNMKPQSLAGMSGLKQPSASQSRLGTSTSSNFAKSVGPNRYAPSNPPRTAARPGHMRSKSQAPRPRTAHGLREEDRDYSEPSNAWDVDGRVVDMESQFKELKEMVNTTLSERKGQDDALELAKTRVKELENDREKLDLRNESLKSDLDMAREEGRQIRHQMEKQQWEQTRRMEDQERKHREVMDDMARQHRSAVDEMRRELDRLKEHEARNNEQKIEGLTRQYQQELESERQRKDREIQELRTRMGNEYQDMGMALQKRERELKEVNSQVESLQGDLERERTLKNSLQANIAELSAANTTLEAKINSLRSHVEFLESDSKAQSDSFANMEARLQDALRAAEEAQQKLIKEETERRVLFNKYQELKGNIRVMCRVRPPLGDGEGEQAKMSFPDDKTSAEIVLAGPEEKSSLGNVTRKNYPFEFDRVFIPGTQNEEIFGEISQLVQSALDGYNVCIFCYGQTGSGKTFTMSSADGMIPRATHMIYDTITKLKEKSWEYTMEGSFVEVYNEELNDLLTPNERSSEGRPKKLEIRHDESRKQTVIVNCKSVRLNSPSSVETMLEEAQNNRSVAATKANERSSRSHSVFILKLVGENSATGERCEGTLNLVDLAGSERLKHSQAEGDRMKETQNINKSLSCLGDVIEALGRGSGHVPYRNSKLTHLLQYSLGGNSKTLMFVMVSPLETHLKETLTSLRFATKVHNTHIGTAKATKKIRDSS; this is translated from the exons ATGGACACAGTAT TCGTTTCGAAGCTCCAAGATGAGCAGGCTGCCCGCACCGTCGACGCAAATAGGGGGAGGACTCACAGAATGGAGCGAGTCACAACACAACGCACGCATTCAGTCAACAATGACCTCTCTCGCATCTCTCAAGAATCTCAAGCGCGAGATTCCCCAGCCAGGTACTCCCAGGATCGAGTCTCTTCACGGTCGCTCCTACTGACGAGTGGCATAGCATCACAATCCGAAGCCAAGCGCAAGCCTCTTTCCGATCGAGCCCTCGAGTATCCCGCAAAGCCGACGTCCCTTGCGGCTGCCCCGTCGGCCGTCCGATCCAACATGAAGCCCCAGAGTCTTGCGGGCATGTCCGGG CTCAAACAACCCTCGGCTTCCCAATCACGACTCGGAACGTCAACATCGAGCAACTTCGCTAAGAGCGTCGGCCCAAATCGATATGCCCCCTCGAACCCCCCACGAACAGCTGCTCGTCCCGGACACATGCGATCGAAGAGCCAAGCGCCCCGACCACGAACAGCCCATGGGCTTCGCGAGGAGGACAGAGATTACTCGGAGCCTAGCAATG CCTGGGATGTCGACGGTCGAGTCGTGGACATGGAGTCCCAGTTCAaagagttgaaggagatggtcAACACCACTCTAAGCGAGCGAAAGGGGCAAGATGATGCGCTCGAACTTGCCAAGACTCGAG TCAAGGAACTCGAAAACGACAGAGAGAAGCTTGACTTGAGGAATGAGTCACTAAAGTCAGATCTCGACATGGCCAGAGAGGAAGGACGTCAAATCCGACATCAGATGGAGAAGCAACAGTGGGAGCAGACACGACGAATGGAAGACCAAGAGCGAAAGCACCGAGAAGTAATGGACGACATGGCACGACAGCACAGATCAGCGGTTGACGAAATGAGACGAGAACTAGACCGACTGAAGGAGCACGAGGCCAGGAACAATGAGCAGAAAATCGAGGGCCTCACACGACAATACCAGCAGGAATTGGAAAGCGAACGACAAAGAAAGGACCGCGAAATTCAAGAGCTGCGAACTCGCATGGGCAACGAGTACCAAGATATGGGCATGGCTCTGCAAAAGAGGGAACGAGAACTCAAGGAAGTCAACTCCCAAGTCGAAAGCCTGCAAGGGGATCTTGAGCGAGAGAGGACCCTTAAGAACAGCCTACAAGCCAACATTGCCGAGCTGTCGGCAGCCAACACAACActggaggccaagatcaactcGCTACGGTCGCATGTCGAATTCCTCGAGTCTGATAGCAAGGCTCAGTCTGACTCGTTTGCCAACATGGAGGCAAGACTTCAGGATGCCCTTCGTGCAGCTGAGGAAGCGCAGcagaagctcatcaaggaggagacagAGCGCCGAGTCCTATTCAACAAGTAccaggagctcaagggcaACATCCGCGTCATGTGTCGAGTCCGGCCCCCtctgggtgatggtgagggCGAGCAGGCAAAGATGTCGTTCCCTGATGACAAGACTTCTGCCGAGATTGTGCTGGCTGGCCCTGAGGAAAagagcagccttggcaatgtGACACGGAAGAACTATCCCTTTGAGTTTGACCGAGTCTTCATCCCCGGCACTCAGAACGAGGAGATCTTTGGCGAGATTTCCCAGCTTGTCCAGAGTGCCCTTGACGGCTACAACGTGTGCATCTTCTGCTATGGCCAAACAGGATCTGGAAAGACCTTCACCATGTCTTCAGCAGATGGCATGATTCCTCGCGCCACGCACATGATCTacgacaccatcaccaagctcaaggagaagtcCTGGGAGTACACGATGGAGGGCTCGTTTGTTGAAGTGTACAACGAGGAACTCAACGATTTGCTGACCCCCAACGAGCGATCGTCTGAAGGCCGAccgaagaagctcgagatccGACACGATGAGTCCCGCAAGCAGACAGTCATCGTGAACTGCAAGTCAGTACGGCTTAACAGCCCGTCCAGTGTGGAAACTATGCTCGAGGAGGCGCAGAACAACCGGTCGGTGGCTGcgaccaaggccaacgagcGATCATCGCGTTCTCATAGTGTGTTCATCCTCAAGCTGGTTGGCGAGAACTCGGCAACAGGCGAGCGATGCGAAGGCACACTCAATCTTGTGGATCTTGCAGGTTCCGAGCGTCTCAAGCACTCGCAGGCCGAGGGCGACCGTATGAAGGAGACCCAGAACATCAACAAGAGTCTGAGCTGCCTGGGCGACGTCATTGAAGCTCTTGGACGAGGATCTGGCCATGTGCCGTACCGAAACTCGAAGTTGACCCACCTTCTGCAGTACAGCTTGGGTGGCAACAGCAAGACTCTGATGTTTGTCATGGTGTCACCGCTTGAGACGCATCTGAAGGAGACATTGACAAGTCTTCGATTCGCAACCAAG GTGCACAACACTCACATTGGCACAGCCAAGGCAACAAAGAAGATCAGAGACTCTTCATAG
- a CDS encoding Dihydroxy-acid dehydratase: MLSRSLRLRSRALGALPLSSRSHGRLLSTTALRAADDKLNKVSANITQPKAQGASQAMLYATGLSEDDMNKAQVGISSVWYEGNPCNMHLMDLSAIVKESVAKAGLIPYRFNTIGVSDGISMGTTGMRYSLQSREIIADSIETVMNGQWYDGNISLPGCDKNMPGVAIAMGRVNRPSIMVYGGTIRPGCTKGGEPIDIVSAFQAYGQYITGEITEEERFDIIRHACPGGGACGGMYTANTMATAIETLGLTLPGSSSSPAEDPSKKAECEKIGPAIRNILKEDIRPRDIMTRQAFENAMIVTTILGGSTNAVLHLIAIADSVGIKLDIEDFQKVSDRTPFLADLKPSGKWVMADMHKIGGTPALLKFLIKEGIIDGSGMTVTGKTMKENVENMPSFPEDQTIIRPLSNPIKPTGHIQILRGSLAPGGCVGKITGKEGLRFAGKARVYDSEPAFIASLEAGEIKKGEKTVVIIRYDGPKGGPGMPEMLKPSSAIMGAGLGKDVALLTDGRFSGGSHGFIIGHIVPEAMEGGPIALVEDGDSIVIDAEKRAIDLEISDEEFARRRKAWKAPPPRYTKGTLSKYAQLVKNASEGCVTDSGLTN, from the exons ATGCTCTCCCGCTCCCTGCGCCTGCGGTCGAGAGCTCTTGGAGCTCTCCCCCTCTCTTCGAGGAGTCATGG CCGCCTCCTCTCCACCACTGCCCTCCGCGCCGCCGAtgacaagctcaacaaggTCTCCGCCAACATCACCCAGCCCAAGGCCCAGGGTGCCTCCCAGGCCATGCTGTATGCCACCGGCCTCTCTGAGGATGACATGAACAAGGCTCAGGTCGGCATCTCGTCCGTCTGGTACGAGGGAAACCCTTGCAACATGCACTTGATGGACTTGTCCGCCATTGTCAAAGAGTCGGTGGCCAAGGCTGGTCTGATTCCCTACCGCTTCAACACCATTGGTGTTTCTGATGGTATCTCTATGGGTACTACTGGTATGCGATACTCCCTTCAGAGCAGAGAGATTATCGCCGATAGTATCGAGACTGTCATGAACGGCCAATGGTACGATGGCAACATCAGCTTGCCCGGTTGCGACAAGAACATGCCTGGTGTTGCTATCGCCATGGGTCGTGTGAACCGCCCCAGCATCATGGTCTATGGTGGAACTATCCGTCCAGGCTGCACCAAGGGTGGTGAGCCCATTGATATCGTTTCTGCTTTCCAGGCCTACGGTCAGTACATCACTGGAGAGATCACCGAAGAGGAGCGCTTCGACATTATCCGACACGCCTGCCCCGGTGGTGGCGCTTGCGGTGGCATGTACACTGCCAACACCATGGCCACCGCCATCGAGACTCTGGGTTTGACTCTTCCcggtagcagcagcagccctgCTGAGGACCCTagcaagaaggccgagtGCGAGAAGATTGGACCTGCTATCCGCAACATTCTCAAGGAGGACATCCGACCCCGCGATATCATGACCCGCCAGGCCTTCGAGAATGCCATGATTGTCACCACTATCCTTGGTGGCAGCACCAACGCCGTCCTCCACTTGATCGCTATCGCCGACTCTGTTGGTATCAAGCTTGACATTGAGGACTTCCAGAAGGTCTCTGACCGCACTCCTTTCCTTGCCGACCTGAAGCCTTCCGGCAAGTGGGTCATGGCGGATATGCACAAGATTGGTGGTACTCCTGCTCTGCTCAAGttcctcatcaaggaggGTATCATTGACGGCTCCGGTATGACTGTTACCGGTAAGACCATGAAGGAGAACGTCGAGAACATGCCCAGCTTCCCCGAGGACCAGACCATTATCCGACCCCTCAGCAACCCTATCAAGCCTACCGGTCACATCCAGATCCTCCGCGGTTCGCTGGCCCCTGGTGGCTGTGTCGGAAAGATTACCGGCAAGGAAGGTCTCCGATTCGCGGGTAAGGCCCGTGTTTACGACTCGGAGCCTGCCTTCATTGCCAGtcttgaggctggtgagattaagaagggcgagaagaCTGTCGTTATCATCCGTTATGACGGACCCAAGGGTGGTCCCGGTATGCCTGAGATGTTGAAGCCCTCTTCTGCTATTATGGGTGCTGGTCTTGGCAAGGACGTTGCTCTTCTTACTGACGGCCGTTTCTCTGGTGGTTCTCACGGTTTCATCATTGGCCACATCGTCCCCGAGGCCATGGAGGGTGGTCccatcgccctcgtcgaggatggtgacTCTATCGTCATTGACGCTGAGAAGCGCGCCATTGACCTCGAGATCTCTGATGAGGAGTTTGCCCGCCGTCGCAAGGCATGgaaggctcctcctcctcgttaCACCAAGGGAACGCTCAGCAAGTACgcccagctcgtcaagaacGCGAGCGAGGGCTGCGTCACCGACAGCGGTCTGACTAACTAA
- a CDS encoding PlsC domain-containing protein translates to MEKYSQFRDRATGIAPFLPVSTPLSAVAAFTHGALFLFRLPFFIFFFLGYFLIFHFLPLPVIFRKVALWGLMAIPGIWWVDLQLDGVKRGTLADQPRERFPHPGSVIAANFTSPVDAIYLAAIFDPIFTVSYPETRQVQRLSLFGAVLMALSPVRTAPPKNAKLVDISDLLADNPNRVIAVFPECGTTNGKAILPFSPSILQCPPDVHIFPVSIRYTPPDVTTPVPGRWFKFLWNLLSRPTTCIRVRIAEGQMNSAAAKTNGASSVPSDLRYRNDVGSAVSGDEQRVLDRIGEALARLGRVKRVGLTMKDKAAFVEALKGKKN, encoded by the exons ATGGAAAAATATAGCCAGTTTCGAGATCGGG CTACCGGCATTGCGCCCTTTCTCCCCGTCTCGACACCCCTCTCTGCCGTCGCAGCATTCACCCACGGCGcactcttcctcttccgcctcccattcttcatcttcttcttcctgggctacttcctcatcttccactTCCTACCATTGCCCGTCATCTTCCGCAAGGTGGCCCTCTGGGGCTTGATGGCCATCCCGGGCATATGGTGGGTAGATCTCCAACTCGACGGTGTGAAGCGTGGCACCCTCGCCGACCAACCCCGAGAGCGCTTCCCGCACCCTGGATccgtcatcgccgccaaCTTTACGAGTCCCGTCGACGCCATCTACCTCGCCGCTATTTTCGATCCCATCTTTACCGTCTCGTACCCCGAGACTCGTCAGGTGCAGCGTCTCAGTCTCTTCGGCGCCGTCTTGATGGCCCTATCGCCCGTACGAACCGCTCCCCCAAAGAACGCCAAGCTTGTCGATATCAGCGATCTCCTAGCCGACAACCCGAACCGAGTCATTGCCGTGTTCCCCGAGTGCGGTACCACCAACGGCAAGGCTATCCTGCCCTTCAGCCCTAGCATTCTCCAATGCCCGCCCGACGTCCACATCTTCCCCGTCAGCATCCGTTACACGCCACCCGATGTTACGACCCCTGTGCCCGGAAGATGGTTCAAGTTTCTGTGGAACCTGCTCTCCCGGCCTACAACTTGCATTCGCGTTCGCATTGCTGAGGGTCAGATGAACTCGGCTGCCGCAAAGACCAACGGCGCCTCATCCGTTCCCTCTGATCTGCGTTATCGCAACGATGTGGGCTCCGCTGTCTCTGGGGATGAGCAGCGTGTGTTGGATCGTATAGGCGAGGCACTTGCCAGACTCGGCCGTGTCAAGCGTGTTGGTCTCACCATGAAGGACAAGGCCGCCTTCGTGGAggctctcaagggcaagaagaactAA
- a CDS encoding MFS domain-containing protein: protein MKTWLSRGKGVRVGITICCLIAFVLFGYDQGVFGGILQNEDWLNQFDRPSDSKTGIIVSCYNLGCLTGCIINFFTADKLGRRMTIWVAMALVIVGATLQATAYNVPHLVIGRVVTGFGTGMKTSTVPMYQSELCEAKYRGRLIASESLFVGVGIVFAYWFDFGLSYAGGAMAWRLPLAFQIVFALLVVVLVFALPDSPRWLFQHGRRDDAIAVMCYVYDKDVNDAWIIEQTKAIEAAIELEAEAQVSLVDCFKNDRVKTGSRVMMAWGMQLMNQLGGINLVVYYVPSVLVTNVGTTAHMAQILGGCIQIMFMVGAILPALALDRMGRRKTMMWGSFGLGFCMMMVAILLSQAKNASNGEKCASAAVAFFFLYQLFFGFSVNCVPWVYVPEILPLKARARGTAVGISSNWMWNFVIVMITPILIERIGWKSYLIFAITNYLFVVATWWFFPETSNLDLEMVDNIFASGENPVTVAKRMQKELKEGRLRPMGADSSDNEKVVEDIKA, encoded by the exons atGAAGACCTGGCTTAGCCGCGGCAAAGGCGTCCGCGTAGGCATCACCATTTGTTGCCTCATAGCATTTGTGTTGTTCGGCTATGATCAAGGGGTTTTTGGGGGCATTCTTCAGAATGAAGACTGGCTCAATCAATTCGACCGCCCCTCTGATAGCAAAACCGGTATCATCGTTTCCTGCTACAACCTTGGCTGTTTGACGGGATGTATCA TCAACTTCTTCACCGCGGATAAGCTTGGCCGGCGAATGACCATTTGGGTCGCAATGGCTCTAGTTATAGTTGGCGCGACCCTTCAAGCCACAGCCTACAATGTCCCTCATCTCGTCATCGGACGAGTGGTGACCGGCTTTGGAACTGGCATGAAGACCTCAACCGTGCCTAT GTACCAATCTGAGCTTTGTGAGGCCAAATATCGTGGCCGTCTCATCGCCTCAGAGTCCCTCtttgttggcgttggcatAGTATTTGCCTACTGGTTCGATTTCGGCCTGTCGTATGCAGGTGGAGCAATGGCCTGGCGCCTTCCTCTTGCCTTTCAAATCGTTTTTgcgctcctcgtcgtcgtccttgtgTTTGCTCTCCCCGACTCCCCCCGTTGGCTCTTCCAACACGGCCGCCGCGACGACGCAATTGCTGTTATGTGTTATGTCTATGATAAAGACGTCAATGACGCTTGGATTATAGAGCAAACCAAGGCAATTGAGGCTGCTATCGAGCTTGAGGCGGAGGCGCAAGTCTCCCTGGTCGACTGTTTCAAGAACGACCGCGTCAAGACCGGCAGCAGagtcatgatggcctggggAATGCAATTAATGAATCAATTGGGTGGGATTAACCTCGTAGTCTACTACGTACCCTCTGTTCTCGTCACAAACGTTGGAACAACTGCTCATATGGCTCAAATCCTTGGTGGTTGTATTCAGATCATGTTCATGGTTGGGGCCATTTTACCTGCACTTGCCCTGGACCGCATGGGCCGCAGAAAAACGATGATGTGGGGCTCCTTCGGCTTAGGGTTCTGTATGATGATGGTTGCCATCCTTCTGTCCCAGGCTAAGAACGCTTCCAACGGCGAGAAGTGCGCCTCAGCCGCTgttgccttcttcttcctttaCCAGCTCTTCTTCGGCTTCTCCGTCAACTGCGTCCCCTGGGTCTACGTCCCCGAGATCCTCCCACTCaaagctcgagctcgaggcacAGCTGTCGGCATCAGTTCTAATTGGATGTGGAACTTCGTTATAGTAATGATAACGCCTATCCTTATAGAGAGGATAGGCTGGAAGAGCTATCTGATCTTCGCTATCACCAATTATTTGTTTGTTGTTGCGACCTGGTGGTTTTTCCCGGAGACCAGCAACTTGGACCTCGAAATGGTGGACAACATCTTTGCTTCCGGAGAAAACCCGGTTACAGTAGCAAAGAGAATGCAGAAGGAACTCAAGGAAGGGCGCTTGCGTCCTATGGGTGCCGATTCTTCAGACAATGAAAAGGTGGTGGAAGATATCAAGGCTTGA